One window of the Carnobacterium maltaromaticum DSM 20342 genome contains the following:
- a CDS encoding YlbF family regulator, with protein MSTNIYDTANQLERDLRETEAYVALKAAYEAVKANPESNDMFKEFQGIQIKLQQKQMSGEEILEEEIKEAQEMAMKTGENETIKVLMEAEQKLSQLIDDVNRIIMSPIQELYQG; from the coding sequence ATGAGTACAAATATTTATGATACAGCAAACCAACTTGAGAGAGATTTAAGAGAAACTGAAGCTTATGTTGCCTTGAAAGCAGCTTATGAAGCAGTTAAAGCAAATCCAGAATCAAATGATATGTTTAAAGAATTCCAAGGCATCCAAATTAAATTACAACAAAAACAAATGTCTGGTGAAGAGATTTTAGAAGAAGAAATTAAAGAAGCACAAGAAATGGCAATGAAAACTGGCGAAAATGAAACAATCAAAGTCTTGATGGAAGCTGAACAAAAATTAAGCCAACTGATTGATGATGTAAACCGTATCATTATGTCTCCAATTCAAGAGTTATACCAAGGTTAA
- a CDS encoding PBP1A family penicillin-binding protein: MEEKTFFAKFKAQMIIFWQWLRPYLGKVHRWRKRIWKKYHINKIILLATLLVVLVTSIYLLYLAKTADVASLKAGLEQTTTIYDENGAEAGTLYDQKGTFVSIDQIAPALQDAVVSTEDKRFYEHGGFDVKGILRAAVGYVVNRGNIVGGGSTLTQQLAKNAFLSQNQTLSRKAEELFLAIEIEKKYSKADILEMYLNNAYFGNGVWGVEDATQKYYGKHASELTVTEAASIAAILKSPSYYNPIDHMDNSIERRNLILDLMVDNQKLTPEEANVAKSEPLLLEDTYHATSGYQYPYYFDALIDEAINDYGLKEEDILNKGYKIYTALNQDYQKQMQETINNDALFQYSEDGTLVQTGSVAMNPKTGGVYALVGGRGEHVFRGFNRATQIRVQPGSIMKPLAVYTPALESGYKIDSLLKDEQKAYGSDNYTPENYNGIYLGEVPMYQAVEDSINAPAVWLLDQIGVDKGFEKVKKFGIPLKEDDRYLGLALGGLTKGVSPLQMASAYTAFANEGKRSEGHLITKIVDATGAVIVDNTETKTKKVTTPEVAKDMTSMLMGVFDNGTGQSALPEGYKIAGKTGSTELTFGEKNGTKDQWIVGYTPDVVLSTWIGYDQTDENHYLNGLSSEGVAPVFRSQMANILPATPMTPFTTESASEIVTEENKGTMDKWKDSFDEGAKYWGDKFKEGSSYLKDKTGEFFNGLKEKIK; this comes from the coding sequence ATGGAAGAAAAAACTTTTTTTGCAAAATTTAAAGCCCAAATGATTATTTTTTGGCAATGGCTACGTCCTTATCTAGGTAAAGTTCATCGTTGGCGCAAACGTATTTGGAAAAAATATCATATAAATAAAATTATTTTATTGGCTACTTTGCTAGTTGTATTAGTAACGAGTATTTATTTGCTTTATCTAGCTAAAACAGCAGATGTCGCTTCGCTAAAAGCTGGCCTCGAGCAGACGACAACAATTTATGATGAAAATGGGGCAGAAGCGGGAACGCTATATGATCAAAAAGGGACTTTTGTTAGTATTGATCAAATCGCTCCAGCATTACAGGATGCAGTTGTTTCAACTGAAGATAAACGTTTTTATGAACATGGAGGATTTGATGTTAAAGGCATCTTACGAGCAGCAGTTGGGTATGTAGTTAATCGCGGAAACATTGTTGGCGGCGGAAGTACCTTGACGCAACAATTAGCTAAAAATGCCTTTTTATCACAAAATCAAACACTTTCGAGAAAAGCTGAAGAATTATTTTTAGCTATTGAAATTGAAAAAAAATATAGTAAAGCTGACATATTGGAAATGTATTTAAATAATGCCTACTTCGGAAATGGAGTGTGGGGTGTTGAAGATGCAACACAAAAATACTACGGAAAACATGCTTCAGAACTAACCGTGACAGAGGCAGCTTCAATTGCTGCAATTTTAAAATCACCAAGTTATTATAATCCAATTGACCATATGGACAATTCGATTGAACGTCGTAATTTAATCTTGGATTTAATGGTAGACAATCAAAAATTAACTCCAGAAGAGGCCAATGTAGCCAAGTCAGAACCCTTATTATTAGAAGATACCTATCACGCAACTAGTGGTTATCAATACCCTTATTATTTTGATGCACTAATTGATGAAGCCATTAATGATTACGGTTTGAAAGAGGAAGATATCTTAAACAAAGGCTATAAGATTTATACAGCTTTAAATCAGGATTATCAAAAACAAATGCAAGAAACCATTAACAATGATGCTTTATTCCAGTATTCAGAAGATGGAACCCTGGTTCAAACCGGTTCTGTAGCAATGAATCCTAAAACTGGTGGAGTTTATGCCTTAGTTGGTGGTCGAGGAGAGCATGTTTTTAGAGGCTTTAACCGTGCAACACAAATTAGAGTCCAACCAGGTTCAATTATGAAACCATTAGCTGTTTATACGCCAGCACTAGAATCAGGTTATAAAATCGATTCATTATTGAAAGATGAACAAAAAGCCTATGGATCAGATAATTATACACCAGAAAATTATAATGGCATTTATTTAGGTGAAGTACCGATGTATCAAGCTGTAGAAGATAGTATCAATGCTCCCGCAGTTTGGTTACTAGATCAAATTGGTGTGGATAAAGGTTTTGAAAAAGTCAAAAAATTTGGTATTCCTTTAAAAGAAGATGATCGCTATTTAGGTTTGGCTTTAGGAGGACTAACAAAGGGGGTTTCGCCCTTACAGATGGCTAGTGCTTATACAGCCTTTGCAAACGAAGGGAAACGCTCAGAAGGTCATTTAATTACAAAGATAGTAGATGCTACTGGAGCAGTTATTGTCGATAATACTGAAACAAAAACGAAAAAAGTGACAACACCAGAAGTCGCAAAAGATATGACGAGTATGCTAATGGGGGTATTCGATAACGGTACAGGACAGAGTGCATTACCAGAAGGCTATAAAATAGCAGGTAAAACAGGAAGTACAGAATTAACATTTGGTGAAAAAAATGGAACAAAAGACCAATGGATTGTCGGGTATACACCGGATGTTGTTTTATCTACTTGGATTGGATATGATCAAACGGATGAAAATCATTACCTAAATGGTTTAAGTTCAGAAGGAGTTGCTCCTGTCTTTAGATCTCAAATGGCAAATATATTACCTGCTACTCCAATGACGCCTTTTACAACAGAAAGTGCTTCAGAAATTGTGACTGAAGAAAATAAGGGAACAATGGATAAATGGAAGGATAGTTTTGATGAAGGAGCTAAATATTGGGGAGATAAGTTTAAGGAAGGTTCTTCCTATTTAAAAGATAAAACGGGTGAATTTTTCAATGGCTTGAAAGAAAAAATAAAATAA
- the argR gene encoding arginine repressor, giving the protein MKKTNRQMVIKQIINNHDVATQEELLQFLKAEGVEATQATISRDIKEMNLVKTTSSKGTVKYILFQHNKMSDKEKLEQTIGEVVIKLTRVQFMTIIMTIPGNAHVVAALLDSIDFPEMVGTVGGNDTILVISPSEEEAIRMYDYFNKWTSF; this is encoded by the coding sequence ATGAAGAAAACAAACAGGCAAATGGTGATTAAACAAATTATTAATAACCACGATGTGGCAACACAAGAAGAGCTGTTACAATTCCTTAAAGCAGAAGGTGTTGAGGCAACTCAAGCCACAATTTCACGAGATATTAAAGAAATGAACTTAGTAAAAACAACATCCTCAAAGGGCACTGTTAAATATATTTTATTCCAGCACAATAAAATGTCGGACAAAGAAAAATTGGAACAAACGATTGGCGAAGTGGTAATAAAACTTACGCGTGTTCAATTTATGACAATTATCATGACAATTCCAGGCAATGCCCATGTGGTCGCAGCTTTACTTGACTCAATCGATTTTCCAGAGATGGTTGGAACTGTCGGCGGAAATGATACGATTTTGGTTATTTCTCCAAGTGAGGAAGAAGCTATTCGCATGTACGATTATTTTAATAAGTGGACCAGTTTTTAA
- a CDS encoding hemolysin family protein — protein sequence MHLSIGTGMIIFFIILGIAALFVMSEFVLVRIRPSRLDFLIENGNKKAILLKKMTQHLDTYLSATQLGVTITSLALGWLGDPTFKRLFDNLFENFNLPSSVSSLLSIVISFSVLTFIQVIVGELVPKNFAINKTEKIGLLIARPLQIWYLLMFPIVYLLNGIANGISRSFGLKSVGESDESVSEEELRIIMSESLKSGEINHDEYQFVENVFAFDNRMSREIMVPRTEMVTVSTDMSLKEISQLVQTERYTRYPVIQDGDKDSIVGVINTKEIFAAYVTYVESGLSDEFMITKYVRPVISVIETIPIKEILVRMQKERNQVAILVDEYGGTSGMISIEDIVEEIVGDINDDYATTEAPEMTKIDDHHYLVSARMLIDDINELFGLDIDEENVDTIGGWMMNEKYDLVEGDHIVFKNYTFTVKKAGKSTIEWIEITLSDNKAETHEVNEKNKDEE from the coding sequence GTGCATTTGTCAATCGGAACCGGTATGATTATATTTTTTATTATTTTAGGTATTGCGGCCTTATTTGTTATGTCAGAATTTGTCTTAGTCCGTATTCGCCCTTCAAGATTAGATTTTCTTATTGAAAATGGCAATAAGAAAGCTATTTTGTTAAAAAAAATGACACAGCATTTAGATACCTATCTATCTGCGACACAACTAGGAGTCACTATTACTTCTCTTGCTTTAGGTTGGTTAGGTGACCCGACTTTTAAACGTTTGTTTGATAATTTATTTGAAAATTTCAACCTACCAAGCTCAGTTTCAAGTCTTTTATCTATCGTAATCTCATTTTCAGTCCTTACCTTTATCCAAGTCATTGTGGGGGAGTTGGTGCCTAAAAACTTTGCCATTAATAAGACAGAAAAAATCGGCTTATTAATTGCTCGACCTTTACAAATTTGGTATCTTTTAATGTTCCCAATCGTCTATTTACTCAATGGCATTGCAAATGGAATTTCCCGCTCTTTTGGATTGAAAAGTGTTGGTGAATCTGATGAGAGTGTTTCAGAAGAAGAACTGCGGATCATTATGAGTGAAAGTTTAAAAAGTGGGGAAATTAACCATGATGAGTATCAATTTGTCGAGAATGTTTTCGCTTTTGATAATCGTATGAGCCGCGAAATCATGGTTCCTCGTACTGAAATGGTGACTGTCTCAACTGATATGAGCCTGAAAGAAATTAGCCAGTTGGTTCAAACGGAACGATATACTCGTTACCCAGTTATTCAAGATGGCGATAAAGATTCTATCGTTGGAGTCATTAATACAAAAGAAATTTTTGCAGCTTATGTAACATATGTCGAGTCTGGCTTATCTGATGAATTTATGATCACCAAGTATGTTCGACCAGTCATTTCTGTTATTGAAACGATACCCATTAAAGAGATTTTAGTTCGCATGCAAAAAGAACGCAATCAAGTGGCGATTTTAGTTGATGAATATGGTGGTACAAGCGGTATGATTTCAATCGAAGATATCGTTGAAGAAATCGTTGGGGATATTAATGATGATTATGCCACAACTGAAGCGCCGGAAATGACAAAAATAGACGATCATCATTATCTAGTTAGCGCACGCATGTTAATTGACGATATCAACGAGCTATTCGGACTAGACATTGATGAAGAAAATGTTGATACAATTGGTGGATGGATGATGAATGAAAAGTATGATCTTGTTGAAGGGGATCATATTGTTTTCAAGAATTATACATTTACGGTTAAAAAAGCAGGAAAAAGTACAATTGAATGGATAGAGATTACTCTTTCAGACAATAAAGCTGAAACACACGAAGTAAATGAAAAAAATAAAGACGAAGAATAG
- a CDS encoding aldo/keto reductase, which translates to MELAITNSLKMANGVEIPQLGLGVFLVKEEDELNMAVKSAIYDGYRHIDTAMIYNNEKFVGKAIKETEIPREELFITSKVWNYDHGYEETKAAFEATLKRLDTDYLDLYLIHWASPNYIETWQAMEELYEAGKIKAIGVSNFQIHHLEDLMAHTKIKPMINQIETHPEFPQNELHEFMEKHGILHEAWGPLGQGKHDLLSHPVLVKIGEKYNKTAAQIVLRWHVERGIVVIPKSVTPHRIKENSKIFDFSLSKEDMAEIATLNTGTRYAKDPDDEEFLKTSAIRPE; encoded by the coding sequence ATGGAATTAGCAATTACAAACAGTTTGAAAATGGCAAATGGTGTTGAGATTCCACAATTAGGATTAGGCGTCTTTTTAGTAAAAGAAGAAGATGAGCTAAACATGGCTGTGAAATCGGCTATTTATGATGGCTACCGTCACATTGATACGGCAATGATTTATAATAATGAAAAATTTGTTGGAAAAGCAATCAAAGAAACAGAAATTCCACGTGAAGAATTATTTATAACTTCAAAAGTTTGGAATTATGATCATGGATATGAAGAAACGAAAGCAGCTTTTGAAGCAACTTTAAAACGACTAGATACAGATTATTTAGACCTGTATTTAATTCATTGGGCTTCACCGAATTATATTGAAACTTGGCAAGCGATGGAAGAATTATATGAGGCGGGTAAAATTAAGGCAATCGGTGTCTCTAATTTCCAAATTCATCATTTAGAAGATTTAATGGCTCATACTAAAATTAAACCAATGATTAATCAAATTGAAACACACCCAGAGTTCCCACAAAATGAACTTCATGAATTTATGGAAAAACATGGTATCCTTCATGAAGCTTGGGGTCCATTAGGTCAAGGGAAACATGATTTATTAAGTCATCCAGTTTTAGTTAAAATTGGTGAAAAATACAATAAAACAGCTGCACAAATCGTATTACGGTGGCATGTAGAACGCGGAATTGTGGTTATTCCAAAATCAGTTACTCCGCATCGAATTAAAGAAAATAGCAAAATTTTTGATTTTAGTTTATCAAAAGAAGATATGGCAGAGATTGCTACCTTAAATACAGGTACTCGTTATGCCAAAGATCCTGACGATGAAGAATTTTTAAAAACGAGTGCTATTAGACCTGAATAA
- a CDS encoding metallophosphoesterase family protein yields the protein MVQFIHAADLHLDSPFIGLKSLPPFLWEQIYQSTFKSLEKIVDLAIDKQVDFVCLAGDIYDSDDRSVKAQAYLRNELIRLESAEIPVFICHGNHDYIENTGLHLTMPKNVTIFNEEVETHWLTTKKNERIAITSFSYPKRWVRERMIESYPKREETADYHIGMLHGSVDGVESEHGTYAPFTLTELKNKNYDYWALGHIHKRQILSENPLVIYSGNTQGRSSKELNSKGCEWIQLTAEAKTHQFYSTATIQWEKVQLSLKGIERLGDVYQTIQEFIQTKKNNKQSLFIELRLTDSESLALNVRKKINSGELLEAVQQVSETDDVIIWVHRIVLEKETVGNNQFSFMTKEWQEAINLVAEESWFNEATNFLFEEGQIEDYVDSRDQRYRELIITEAKEKIIQQLGIEGSEKNEN from the coding sequence ATGGTTCAATTTATTCATGCGGCAGATTTACATTTAGATAGTCCTTTTATTGGATTAAAGAGTTTGCCACCTTTTTTATGGGAACAAATTTATCAATCAACCTTTAAGTCACTGGAAAAAATTGTTGATTTAGCAATTGATAAGCAAGTTGACTTTGTTTGCCTGGCGGGGGATATTTATGATAGTGATGATCGAAGTGTGAAAGCACAAGCTTACCTTCGTAATGAACTCATTCGATTAGAATCAGCTGAAATACCAGTGTTTATTTGTCATGGCAATCATGATTACATAGAGAACACAGGATTGCATTTAACGATGCCTAAAAATGTGACGATATTTAATGAGGAAGTGGAAACCCATTGGTTAACAACTAAAAAGAATGAACGCATTGCAATTACTAGTTTTAGTTACCCTAAGCGTTGGGTTCGTGAACGAATGATAGAAAGTTATCCTAAAAGGGAAGAAACAGCCGATTATCACATTGGCATGCTTCATGGTTCGGTTGATGGTGTGGAATCAGAGCACGGAACCTATGCTCCTTTTACACTAACAGAGCTTAAAAATAAAAATTATGATTACTGGGCATTGGGACATATTCATAAACGTCAAATTTTGTCTGAGAATCCATTGGTTATTTATTCTGGTAACACGCAAGGGCGCAGCAGTAAGGAATTAAATTCAAAGGGCTGTGAGTGGATCCAGCTAACGGCAGAAGCTAAAACGCACCAGTTTTATTCAACAGCAACTATTCAATGGGAAAAAGTTCAGTTGTCACTTAAAGGTATAGAGCGTTTAGGAGATGTGTATCAAACCATCCAAGAATTTATCCAAACTAAAAAAAATAATAAACAATCATTATTTATTGAGTTGCGTTTGACAGATAGCGAAAGTTTGGCATTAAATGTTCGCAAAAAAATTAATTCAGGTGAGTTATTAGAAGCGGTTCAGCAAGTTTCAGAAACAGATGATGTGATTATTTGGGTACATCGGATTGTTTTAGAAAAAGAGACGGTAGGAAATAACCAATTTAGTTTTATGACGAAAGAGTGGCAAGAAGCAATAAATCTTGTAGCAGAAGAAAGTTGGTTTAACGAAGCCACAAATTTTTTATTTGAAGAAGGTCAAATTGAAGACTATGTTGATTCTAGAGATCAGCGCTATCGAGAATTGATTATTACAGAGGCTAAAGAAAAAATTATTCAGCAACTAGGAATTGAAGGAAGTGAGAAGAATGAAAATTGA
- the argS gene encoding arginine--tRNA ligase: MDYKLLVAELLQKEIGETLTTEQIFNLLEKPKSADHGDIAFPTFALAKAFRKAPQQIATDLGTKITDPLIAKIDVVGPYLNFFLNKESVSSTVLKEVLDAGTTYGNQSIGLGQTIPIDLSSPNIAKPISMGHLRSTVIGNSIANIAEKLGFKPIRINHLGDWGTQFGKLIVAYKLWGNEESVKAEPINELLRLYVKFHAEAEEKPELDDEARAWFKRLEDGDEEAVALWKWFREESLTEFNHIYKLLGIEFDSYNGEAFYNDKMDEVLDLLEEKHILTVDNGATIVDLEKYNLNPALIRKSDGATLYITRDLAAALYRHRTYNFAQSLYVVGNEQSNHFKQLKAVLKELGFDWADQMHHVPFGLITQGGKKLSTRKGKIVLLEEVLNEAVNLANQQITEKNPDLADKDTTASQVGIGAVIFHDLKNDRLNNFDFVLEEVVRFEGETGPYVQYTRARAMSILRKAADVSFDSASLALDDEYSWEVIKLIQEYPTTVLRAYDKLEPSVIAKHAIHLAQAFNRYYAQVKVLNDDAQKPARLALVKAVTIILKEDLRLLGVGAPDEM; the protein is encoded by the coding sequence ATGGATTATAAATTACTTGTCGCTGAATTATTACAAAAAGAAATTGGCGAAACATTAACAACTGAACAAATTTTCAACTTATTAGAAAAACCAAAATCAGCTGATCACGGGGATATTGCTTTCCCAACTTTTGCTTTAGCTAAGGCTTTTCGGAAAGCTCCACAACAAATTGCGACTGACTTAGGAACTAAAATTACAGATCCGCTTATCGCTAAAATTGATGTTGTAGGTCCTTATTTAAACTTCTTTTTAAATAAAGAAAGCGTTAGTTCTACAGTTCTTAAAGAAGTTTTAGATGCTGGAACAACATACGGCAACCAATCAATTGGCTTAGGTCAAACTATTCCAATTGATTTATCTTCACCAAATATAGCAAAACCTATTTCAATGGGACATTTGCGTTCGACTGTTATTGGAAATTCTATTGCGAATATTGCTGAAAAACTTGGCTTTAAACCTATTCGGATCAACCACCTAGGCGATTGGGGAACTCAATTTGGGAAATTAATCGTAGCCTATAAACTGTGGGGCAATGAAGAAAGTGTTAAAGCTGAACCAATTAATGAATTATTACGACTTTACGTGAAATTCCATGCTGAAGCAGAGGAAAAACCTGAATTAGATGACGAAGCACGCGCTTGGTTCAAACGTTTAGAAGATGGAGACGAAGAAGCCGTAGCTTTATGGAAATGGTTCAGAGAAGAATCTTTAACTGAATTCAACCATATTTACAAATTATTAGGGATTGAATTTGATTCTTATAATGGTGAAGCTTTTTATAATGACAAAATGGATGAAGTTTTAGATTTATTAGAAGAAAAACACATTCTAACTGTCGATAATGGTGCAACTATTGTTGATTTAGAGAAATACAATTTAAATCCAGCGTTGATCCGGAAATCAGATGGCGCAACCTTATATATTACTCGTGATTTAGCAGCTGCACTTTACCGTCATCGTACGTATAATTTCGCTCAGTCTTTATATGTAGTTGGAAATGAACAAAGCAACCATTTCAAACAGTTAAAAGCGGTCTTAAAAGAATTAGGCTTTGATTGGGCTGATCAAATGCATCATGTGCCTTTTGGTTTAATTACGCAAGGTGGTAAAAAACTGTCTACTAGAAAAGGCAAGATTGTCTTATTAGAGGAAGTTTTAAATGAAGCTGTTAATTTAGCGAATCAACAAATTACTGAGAAAAATCCTGATTTAGCAGATAAAGATACTACTGCTAGCCAAGTTGGAATTGGTGCTGTTATTTTCCATGATTTGAAAAATGATCGTTTAAATAATTTTGACTTCGTTTTAGAGGAAGTTGTTCGTTTTGAAGGTGAAACTGGACCTTATGTTCAATATACACGTGCCAGAGCTATGAGTATTTTACGCAAAGCTGCTGATGTCTCTTTTGATTCAGCATCGTTGGCATTGGATGACGAATACAGCTGGGAAGTCATCAAACTAATTCAAGAATATCCAACAACTGTTTTACGTGCCTATGATAAACTAGAACCATCTGTTATTGCGAAGCATGCGATTCATTTAGCTCAAGCCTTTAACCGTTATTATGCACAAGTTAAAGTTTTGAATGATGATGCGCAAAAACCTGCTCGTTTAGCTTTAGTTAAAGCTGTAACGATTATATTAAAAGAAGATTTACGCTTGCTTGGTGTTGGTGCACCAGACGAAATGTAA
- a CDS encoding phosphoglucomutase gives MNESSIPVLNALQNGSDVRGIALTTEDKVMNLTDDRVERIAYGFASWLKEIKKLAVDDPHYPIRVAVGHDSRLSADRIKSALIEGLVNANFEVFDVGLATTPAMFMATQYVDYDCDAAIMITASHLPYEYNGLKFFTKDGGAEKEDITYILEHADWEYVFWGNMKGFVTPRFLLKDYANDLVDKIRVGIQDEENYQQPLLGRHIIVDAGNGAGGFFATQVLEVLGANITGSRFLEPDGHFPNHIPNPDNKAAMASIQSAVLAHNADLGVIFDTDVDRSALVDKQGKTLNRNNLIGIISAIVIKENPGTTIVTNSTTSEHLKNFIESLGGKQNRYITGYRNVINRAIQLNKDGIPTSLAIETSGHAALKENYFLDDGAYLVAKILMTDAVLTKEGKELSSLIANLKQPVETDEVRFKILSEDISLVGADAMEDFRGFIYKTADLEVEPRNLEGVRVNTSGKYGTGWMLLRLSLHEPLLVLNFESDQKGAIALLRKDLKNFFEENDELDASLL, from the coding sequence ATGAATGAATCAAGTATTCCAGTCTTAAATGCTTTACAAAATGGCTCAGATGTTAGAGGAATTGCACTTACAACTGAGGACAAAGTCATGAATTTAACAGATGACCGAGTTGAAAGGATAGCATATGGGTTTGCCTCATGGCTAAAAGAAATCAAGAAGTTAGCGGTTGACGATCCACATTATCCAATACGTGTGGCTGTAGGACATGATAGCCGCCTTTCTGCTGACAGAATTAAAAGCGCTTTAATTGAAGGATTGGTAAATGCTAACTTTGAAGTGTTTGATGTCGGACTAGCGACCACACCAGCTATGTTTATGGCTACTCAATATGTTGACTATGATTGTGATGCCGCTATTATGATTACTGCTAGCCACTTGCCATATGAATATAACGGTTTGAAATTTTTTACAAAAGATGGCGGAGCTGAAAAAGAGGACATTACCTATATCTTAGAACATGCTGATTGGGAATATGTTTTTTGGGGAAATATGAAAGGCTTTGTAACGCCACGTTTCTTACTAAAAGATTATGCAAATGATTTGGTTGATAAAATCCGAGTAGGCATTCAAGATGAAGAAAATTATCAGCAACCTTTATTGGGGCGCCACATTATTGTTGATGCAGGAAACGGCGCAGGAGGCTTCTTTGCGACTCAAGTTTTAGAAGTTTTGGGAGCAAACATTACAGGGAGTCGATTTTTAGAGCCAGATGGACATTTTCCTAACCATATTCCAAATCCAGATAATAAAGCTGCAATGGCAAGTATTCAATCTGCAGTTTTAGCACATAATGCTGATTTAGGAGTTATTTTTGACACTGATGTTGATCGCTCAGCATTAGTGGATAAGCAAGGAAAAACGTTAAATCGTAATAATTTAATTGGGATTATTTCAGCAATCGTTATTAAAGAAAATCCTGGAACAACAATCGTTACAAATTCAACAACCTCAGAACATTTAAAAAACTTTATTGAAAGTCTGGGTGGGAAACAAAATCGGTACATTACTGGATATCGGAATGTGATTAATCGTGCAATTCAGCTTAATAAAGATGGTATTCCAACTTCATTAGCGATTGAAACTAGTGGTCATGCAGCTTTAAAAGAAAATTATTTTTTAGATGATGGTGCTTATTTAGTTGCAAAAATTTTAATGACGGATGCAGTTTTAACAAAAGAAGGCAAAGAATTAAGTTCTTTAATTGCAAATTTAAAACAACCGGTTGAAACAGATGAAGTCCGTTTCAAGATTTTATCGGAAGATATTAGTCTTGTTGGAGCAGATGCAATGGAAGATTTCAGAGGATTTATTTATAAAACAGCTGATTTAGAAGTTGAACCACGCAACTTGGAGGGTGTTCGAGTAAATACTTCTGGGAAGTATGGAACTGGTTGGATGTTATTGCGTTTAAGCTTACATGAACCGTTGCTTGTATTAAATTTTGAAAGCGATCAAAAAGGTGCTATTGCTTTATTGAGAAAAGATTTGAAAAACTTCTTTGAAGAGAATGATGAATTGGATGCGTCTCTTTTGTAA